A section of the Saccharomyces paradoxus strain CBS432 chromosome XII sequence genome encodes:
- the BUD20 gene encoding Bud20p (C2H2-type zinc finger protein required for ribosome assembly~similar to YLR074C), whose translation MGRYSVKRYKTKRRTRDLDLIYNDLSTKESVQKLLNQPLDETKPGLGQHYCIHCAKYMETAIALKTHLKGKVHKRRVKELKGVPYTQEVSDAAAGYNLNKFLNRVQEITQSVGPEKETNEVLLKEHLDNTLANVKTTEPTLPWAVADAEGNSVAATEADSATSVTAEP comes from the coding sequence ATGGGTAGATATTCAGTGAAAAGATACAAGactaaaagaagaacacGAGACTTGGACTTGATCTATAATGACTTGTCCACCAAAGAATCGGTACAGAAGCTTCTGAACCAGCCATTGGACGAAACCAAGCCGGGCCTTGGTCAGCACTATTGTATACACTGTGCCAAGTACATGGAAACTGCCATAGCGTTGAAAACGCATTTGAAGGGCAAAGTGCACAAAAGAAGAGTCAAGGAGTTGAAGGGCGTCCCCTACACGCAAGAAGTCTCTGACGCTGCTGCGGGCTACAATTTGAACAAGTTTTTGAACCGCGTGCAAGAGATCACGCAATCGGTGGGTCCAGAGAAGGAAACTAATGAAGTATTGCTGAAGGAACATCTGGACAATACTTTGGCAAACGTCAAAACAACAGAACCTACCCTACCGTGGGCGGTCGCTGATGCAGAAGGGAATAGCGTTGCCGCTACAGAGGCAGACTCTGCTACCTCCGTTACTGCTGAACCGTAA
- the RPL10 gene encoding 60S ribosomal protein uL16 (Ribosomal 60S subunit protein L10~similar to YLR075W), with amino-acid sequence MARRPARCYRYQKNKPYPKSRYNRAVPDSKIRIYDLGKKKATVDEFPLCVHLVSNELEQLSSEALEAARICANKYMTTISGRDAFHLRVRVHPFHVLRINKMLSCAGADRLQQGMRGAWGKPHGLAARVDIGQIIFSVRTKDNNKDVVVEGLRRARYKFPGQQKIILSKKWGFTNLDRPEYLKKREAGEVKDDGAFVKFLSKKGSLENNMREFPEYFAAQA; translated from the coding sequence ATGGCTAGAAGACCAGCTAGATGTTACAGATACCAAAAGAACAAGCCTTACCCAAAGTCTAGATACAACAGAGCTGTTCCAGACTCCAAGATCAGAATTTACGATTTGGGTAAGAAGAAGGCTACCGTCGATGAATTCCCATTGTGTGTCCATTTGGTCTCCAACGAATTGGAACAATTGTCCTCTGAAGCTTTGGAAGCTGCTCGTATCTGTGCCAACAAGTACATGACCACTATCTCTGGTAGAGATGCTTTCCACTTGAGAGTCAGAGTCCATCCTTTCCACGTCTTGAGAATCAACAAAATGTTGTCTTGTGCCGGTGCGGATAGATTGCAACAAGGTATGAGAGGTGCTTGGGGTAAGCCTCACGGTTTGGCTGCTCGTGTCGACATTGGTCAAATTATCTTCTCTGTCAGAACCAAGGACAACAACAAGGATGTTGTCGTTGAAGGTTTGAGAAGAGCCAGATACAAGTTCCCAGGTCAACAAAAGATTATTTTGTCTAAGAAGTGGGGTTTCACCAACTTGGACAGACCAGAATACTTGAAGAAGAGAGAAGCTGGTGAAGTCAAGGATGACGGTGCTTTCGTTAAGTTCTTGTCTAAGAAGGgttctttggaaaacaacATGAGAGAATTCCCAGAATACTTTGCTGCTCAAGCTtaa
- the MEF1 gene encoding Mef1p (Mitochondrial elongation factor involved in translational elongation~similar to YLR069C): MSVQTMMWVPRRVVRGSIPFFTCSKLGLGFSRRSFHGSSLTRSTYEEEKALVDEIKQKLTPDDIERCNKLRNIGISAHIDSGKTTFTERVLYYTKRIKAIHEVRGRDNVGAKMDSMDLEREKGITIQSAATYCSWDKQGKNYHFNLIDTPGHIDFTIEVERALRVLDGAVLVVCAVSGVQSQTVTVDRQMRRYNVPRVTFINKMDRMGSDPFRAIEQLNSKLKIPAAAVQIPIGSESSLSGVVDLINRVALYNKGGNGEIIEKGPVPEGLKPLMEEKRQLLVETLADVDDEMAEMFLEEKEPTTQQIKDAIRRATIARSFTPVLMGSALANTGIQPVLDAIVDYLPNPSEVLNTALDISNNEAKVNLVPAVQQPFVGLAFKLEEGKYGQLTYVRVYQGRLRKGNYITNVKTGKKVKVARLVRMHSSEMEDVDEVGSGEICATFGIDCASGDTFTDGSVQYSMSSMYVPDAVVSLSITPNSKDASNFSKALNRFQKEDPTFRVKFDPESKETIISGMGELHLEIYVERMRREYNVDCVTGKPQVSYRESITIPADFDYTHKKQSGGAGQYGRVIGTLSPVDDITKGNIFETAIVGGRIPDKYLAACGKGFEEVCEKGPLIGHRVLDVKMLINDGAIHAVDSNELSFKTATMSAFRDAFLRAQPVIMEPIMNVSVTSPNEFQGNVIGLLNKLQAVIQDTENGHDEFTLKAECALSTMFGFATSLRASTQGKGEFSLEFSHYAPTSPHVQKELISEFQKKQAKK; encoded by the coding sequence ATGAGTGTCCAAACAATGATGTGGGTACCTCGAAGAGTGGTTCGAGGTAGCATTCCTTTTTTCACATGTTCAAAACTTGGCTTGGGCTTCTCGAGAAGATCTTTTCATGGAAGTTCACTAACTCGTTCTACATacgaggaagaaaaagctttAGTGGATGAAATTAAACAAAAACTTACGCCAGATGATATTGAACGATGTAATAAATTGCGTAATATAGGTATATCTGCTCATATCGACTCCGGAAAAACCACTTTTACTGAACGTGTTTTGTACTATACAAAAAGGATCAAAGCTATTCATGAGGTTCGTGGTAGAGATAATGTTGGAGCCAAGATGGATTCCATGGACCTTGAAAGGGAAAAGGGTATTACTATTCAGTCTGCCGCCACTTACTGCTCTTGGGATAAACAGGGTAAAAACTATCATTTCAACTTGATCGATACTCCAGGTCATATTGATTTCACTATCGAAGTGGAGCGTGCCCTTAGAGTACTAGACGGTGctgttcttgttgtttGTGCTGTTTCAGGTGTTCAATCCCAAACAGTGACCGTGGATCGTCAAATGCGTAGATACAATGTTCCGAGAGTAACtttcatcaataaaatGGATCGTATGGGTTCAGATCCCTTCCGTGCCATCGAACAACTTAATTCGAAACTGAAAATTCCCGCTGCTGCTGTACAAATTCCTATCGGATCGGAATCGAGCTTGTCTGGTGTAGTTGATTTAATCAATAGAGTTGCTCTTTACAACAAGGGTGGTAATGGTGAGATCATAGAAAAAGGACCAGTACCTGAAGGTTTGAAGCCATTGATGGAGGAAAAAAGACAACTCCTGGTTGAGACACTTGCTGATGTGGATGACGAAATGGCAGAAATGTTTTTAGAAGAGAAGGAGCCTACTACGCAACAAATTAAAGATGCTATTCGCAGAGCCACAATTGCTAGGTCTTTTACCCCAGTTTTAATGGGATCTGCGCTGGCAAATACTGGTATTCAACCTGTTTTGGATGCTATTGTAGACTACTTACCCAATCCCTCCGAAGTATTAAATACAGCTCTAGATATAAGCAACAATGAAGCCAAGGTCAACTTAGTTCCTGCGGTGCAACAACCATTTGTTGGATTGGCATTCAAATTGGAAGAAGGCAAGTATGGTCAACTGACTTATGTTCGCGTCTATCAGGGGCGTTTAAGAAAGGGTAATTATATCACAAATGTAAAGACTGGTAAAAAGGTGAAGGTGGCAAGATTAGTCAGAATGCATTCCAGCGAGATGGAAGATGTCGATGAAGTTGGCTCAGGTGAAATTTGCGCTACTTTTGGTATTGACTGTGCCTCTGGCGACACATTCACTGATGGTAGTGTTCAATACTCTATGTCATCCATGTATGTTCCAGATGCTGTTGTCTCCTTATCCATTACACCAAATTCAAAGGACgcatcaaatttttcaaaggctTTAAACAGATTTCAAAAGGAAGACCCTACATTCAGAGTGAAGTTCGATCCTGAATCTAAAGAAACGATTATTTCTGGGATGGGTGAATTGCATCTGGAAATTTACGTCGAGAGAATGAGACGTGAATATAATGTGGACTGCGTCACAGGTAAACCACAAGTTTCTTATAGAGAGTCCATCACCATACCGGCAGATTTTGATTATACACACAAGAAACAATCCGGTGGTGCTGGTCAATATGGTAGAGTTATCGGTACCTTATCACCTGTAGATGACATTACTAAGGGCAACATATTTGAGACTGCCATTGTTGGTGGACGTATACCGGACAAGTATTTAGCTGCATGTGGTAAGGGTTTTGAAGAAGTATGTGAAAAAGGACCATTGATCGGACATCGTGTTTTGGACGTTAAAATGTTAATTAACGATGGTGCTATTCACGCGGTGGATTCTAATGAATTATCGTTCAAAACAGCTACCATGTCTGCGTTCCGTGACGCCTTCCTGAGGGCACAGCCGGTGATCATGGAACCTATCATGAATGTTTCGGTAACATCACCAAATGAATTCCAAGGTAACGTCATCGGTTTATTGAATAAATTACAAGCAGTGATACAGGATACCGAGAACGGTCATGACGAATTTACATTAAAAGCAGAATGTGCCTTGAGCACAATGTTTGGTTTCGCTACCTCATTAAGAGCCTCGACCCAAGGTAAAGGTGAATTCTCGTTAGAGTTTAGTCATTACGCTCCGACATCGCCCCATGTTCAAAAGGAATTGATCTCTgagtttcaaaagaaacaagcTAAAAAATAG
- the XYL2 gene encoding D-xylulose reductase XYL2 (Xylitol dehydrogenase~similar to YLR070C), protein MTESITQEAVVLEQPGKITLMDVSIPTISDPNDVIIQIKATGICGSDIHYYTHGKIANYVVKSPMVLGHESSGIVALIGENVKTLKVGDRVALEPGLPDRFSPEMREGRYNLDPNLKFAATPPFDGTLTKYYKTAKDFVYKLPDHLSFEEGALMEPLSVAVHANKIAKMKFGARCVVFGAGPIGLLAGKVASVFGATDVVFVDLSETKLERASQFGATHVVNSGGLPHGVTVDSVIKKEIGKKGADIIFECSGAQACIRTGIEVCKAGGTFIQVGMGPEEIQFPISMIPTKELTFQGCLRYCQGDYSDSIELASSGKLSLKPLITHRYKFKDAIDAFDENRDHPLNNVKTIIEGPA, encoded by the coding sequence ATGACTGAATCAATTACACAAGAAGCTGTTGTCTTAGAACAACCTGGTAAAATCACCCTAATGGATGTTAGCATCCCCACGATTTCAGATCCTAACGACGTAATCATTCAAATCAAGGCTACAGGAATATGTGGGTCAGATATCCATTACTATACTCATGGAAAAATAGCCAATTACGTGGTAAAATCACCAATGGTGCTGGGGCACGAATCATCAGGAATAGTGGCCCTCATAGGCGAGAACGTCAAGACACTTAAAGTGGGAGATAGAGTGGCACTGGAGCCTGGATTACCTGACAGGTTTTCACCAGAGATGAGGGAGGGTAGGTACAACTTGGACCCCAATTTAAAGTTTGCTGCGACACCACCCTTTGATGGTACCTTGACAAAGTATTATAAGACCGCGAAGGACTTTGTCTACAAACTTCCTGATCATTTGTCATTCGAGGAAGGAGCACTCATGGAGCCATTATCGGTGGCTGTCCACGCTAATAAAATAGCAAAGATGAAATTTGGAGCCCGTTGTGTCGTATTTGGAGCTGGGCCCATAGGTTTGCTAGCTGGGAAAGTAGCTAGTGTCTTTGGGGCCACAGATGTTGTTTTTGTAGATCTCTCAGAAACCAAGCTGGAAAGGGCCAGCCAATTTGGTGCTACGCACGTCGTCAACTCAGGTGGTCTGCCACATGGTGTTACTGTAGACAGTGttataaaaaaggaaatcgGCAAGAAAGGTGCCgacattatttttgaatgttCTGGTGCTCAAGCCTGCATTAGAACAGGCATCGAAGTTTGCAAAGCAGGTGGGACGTTTATTCAAGTTGGAATGGGACCAGAAGAGATACAGTTTCCGATCTCGATGATACCGACAAAGGAACTAACATTCCAAGGATGCCTCCGATACTGTCAGGGAGACTACAGCGACTCTATCGAGCTAGCCTCCAGCGGAAAACTATCGCTCAAACCTTTGATTACACATCGCTACAAGTTTAAGGATGCTATCGACGCATTCGACGAGAACAGAGACCATCCGTTAAACAATGTCAAGACGATTATTGAGGGTCCTGCATGA
- the LAM6 gene encoding Lam6p (similar to YLR072W), which yields MLNFRMWGDNMRELGDPMDSELNAVKPVVEEDSVDDARRLIKGKGFQKSSTEHMLISPGRDGSVPLNGLKSSPADPHLSDVNSILDNHRGGDETALTSVNNIIMATSANGDSDGVNGDIKRPSISNCSSRSSFFDTVLSTFSLKSNSQDTVTNEVKNIEVQFASEEANKKFRQMFKPLATNTKLIADYFCYFHREFPYQGRIYLSNTHLCFNSTVLNWMAKLQIPLNEIKYLDKVTTNSSAISVETLTNKYTFSGFIARDEVFQLITRVWSKENLTNINDVLEVDERISKTKGISSTPSSIFNNVSTNAYNDFISTTTTEPTSRASYMSENDMLIEEAIRSVDDYMGTPKGSPSSSSPSSSSSSSSSSLGSSTTYYCRPVYRLKPNAPFQYDGPFHEEETMDFPYKPEANNEYVLLERQFNVPPGLLFIMMFNEDNPAFELSFLKTQDSSNISHIGTFEKVNKDGQHYREFQYTKQLHFPVGPKSTNCQVAEILLHCDWERYINVLSITRTPNVPSGTSFSTRTRYMFRWDDQGQGCILKISFWVDWNASSWIKPMVESNCKNGQISATKDLVKLVEEFVEKYVELSKEKADTLKPLPSVTSFGSPRKVAAPELTLVQPESKPEAAVEVSEIGSDRWRFNWVNIVIMVLLILNLLYLMKLNKKMDKLTNLMTHKDEVVAHATLLDIPAKVQWSRPRRGDVL from the coding sequence ATGTTGAATTTTAGGATGTGGGGGGATAATATGCGCGAGCTCGGTGACCCCATGGATAGTGAGTTGAATGCAGTGAAGCCGGTGGTCGAAGAAGATAGCGTGGATGATGCCAGGAGATTAATTAAGGGAAAGGGCTTCCAGAAGTCCTCTACCGAACATATGTTGATTTCACCCGGTAGGGATGGTTCAGTGCCATTGAATGGGTTGAAGTCGTCACCCGCAGACCCACACTTGTCGGACGTTAATTCTATTTTGGACAATCATCGTGGTGGTGACGAGACAGCTTTGACGTCtgtaaataatattattatggCCACTTCAGCAAATGGGGACAGTGATGGTGTTAATGGAGATATTAAGAGGCCGTCTATCTCTAACTGTTCGTCGAGGTCGTCATTTTTTGACACTGTATTGAGCAcgttttctttaaaatcaaattcaCAGGACACGGTTACTAATGAAGTCAAAAATATTGAGGTCCAGTTTGCATCCGAGGAGgctaataaaaaatttcgtCAAATGTTCAAACCCTTAGCCACTAATACAAAGCTTATTGCGGACTATTTCTGCTATTTTCACAGAGAATTCCCCTATCAGGGCAGAATTTATCTTTCCAACACACATTTATGTTTTAATTCTACTGTTTTGAACTGGATGGCAAAGTTACAAATTCCCCTAAATGAGATTAAATATCTAGATAAGGTGACCACAAATTCAAGTGCCATTTCGGTGGAAACTTTGACTAACAAGTATACCTTTTCCGGGTTCATAGCGAGAGACGaggtttttcaattgattaCAAGAGTTTGGTCCAAGGAAAACTTAACCAACATCAATGACGTTTTGGAGGTCGATGAGAGGATCTCTAAGACAAAGGGCATATCGTCGACTCCTTCTTCCATATTCAATAACGTTTCGACCAATGCATATAACGATTTCATATCGACAACTACTACCGAGCCAACAAGCAGAGCATCCTATATGAGCGAGAACGACATGCTCATTGAAGAAGCCATAAGATCCGTGGACGATTACATGGGCACGCCAAAAGGATCGccatcttcttcctctccgtcatcatcgtcatcatcgtcatcatcgtcattgGGTTCTTCAACAACTTATTATTGTAGGCCCGTATATAGATTAAAGCCAAACGCGCCATTCCAATACGATGGGCCATTCcatgaagaagaaacaatgGACTTCCCTTATAAACCTGAGGCAAACAATGAATATGTACTACTGGAACGTCAATTTAACGTCCCACCAGGCCTACTTTTCATTATGATGTTCAATGAGGATAATCCAGCTTTTGAATTAAGCTTTTTAAAGACTCAGGACTCGTCGAACATTTCACACATTGGGACTTTCGAAAAAGTCAATAAGGATGGACAACATTACAGAGAATTTCAATACACCAAACAGCTGCATTTTCCCGTGGGGCCCAAATCCACGAACTGTCAGGTAGCAGAAATTCTTCTACATTGCGACTGGGAGAGGTACATAAATGTTTTGAGTATAACAAGAACACCGAATGTTCCGAGTGGTACCAGTTTCAGCACCAGGACGAGATACATGTTTCGATGGGATGACCAGGGGCAAGGATGCATATTAAAGATAAGTTTTTGGGTAGACTGGAATGCATCCAGTTGGATTAAGCCAATGGTAGAGAGCAACTGTAAAAACGGACAAATTAGCGCCACTAAGGATTTAGTAAAATTGGTCGAAGAATTCGTTGAGAAATATGTAGAACTgagtaaagaaaaagcagaTACACTCAAGCCGTTGCCGAGTGTCACGTCTTTTGGATCACCAAGAAAAGTGGCCGCACCGGAGTTGACGTTAGTACAGCCAGAATCGAAGCCTGAAGCTGCGGTGGAAGTCTCGGAAATAGGCAGTGACAGATGGAGGTTTAACTGGGTAAACATAGTTATTATGGTGCTCTTGATACTAAACCTACTGTATTTGATGAAGTTGAACAAGAAGATGGATAAGCTGACGAACCTCATGACGCATAAGGACGAAGTTGTGGCACACGCCACTCTATTGGATATACCAGCCAAAGTGCAATGGTCAAGACCAAGAAGGGGAGATGTGTTGTAA
- the RFU1 gene encoding Rfu1p (Protein that inhibits Doa4p deubiquitinating activity~similar to YLR073C) — protein sequence MKSSKQLVQDAKDYRFNPSIPLRIYLKTCIGILEKAQCAFQANDLSLAFIYYFRYVDLLTNKLSKHPELSLMDAPSSSSIYKREYLQLIKLEVPAVCKIIESLRKQIDSQYSKLQTSLANNIAKPNTNANTTPMHVEQQSLPKKSFDDYSFNQSISFFQKISNAQLNTATSSQSQDTARDETYRLNYPELPRLTFST from the coding sequence ATGAAGTCTAGTAAGCAATTGGTCCAGGACGCTAAGGATTATCGCTTCAATCCGTCAATACCGTTAAGAATTTACTTGAAAACATGCATCGGCATCTTAGAAAAGGCACAGTGTGCGTTCCAGGCCAACGACTTGTCGCTGGcgtttatttattattttagaTACGTGGATTTATTGACTAATAAGCTATCTAAACACCCTGAGCTCTCGCTCATGGATGCGccatcgtcatcgtctatatataaaagagaatatttgCAACTCATAAAGTTGGAAGTGCCCGCAGTTTGcaaaatcattgaaagCCTACGCAAACAAATTGACTCTCAGTACAGCAAATTGCAAACATCACTGGCCAATAATATAGCTAAACCGAACACAAACGCAAATACAACTCCCATGCACGTGGAGCAACAGTCACTGCCGAAGAAGTCGTTCGACGATTATAGCTTCAACCAatcaatttcctttttccagaaaatttcaaatgcaCAACTTAACACCGCAACAAGCTCTCAAAGTCAGGATACCGCCCGTGATGAAACCTACAGACTGAACTATCCGGAACTACCACGCCTCACATTCTCCACATAg
- the RGR1 gene encoding Rgr1p (Subunit of the RNA polymerase II mediator complex~similar to YLR071C): MTTTIGSPQMLANEERLSNEMHALKNHPDQNGQEQRGPVKNTQLHSPSATVPETTATQKEPLEMVPKDTSAVAMTSTPPPALPHVEINQVSLALVIRNLTVFTMKELAQYMKTNVHTQINEPNSAKKIRFLQLIIFLRTQFLKLYVLVKWTRTIKQNNFHVLIDLLNWFRTTNMNVNNCIWALKSSLNSMTNAKLPNVDLVTALEVLSLGRPNLPTHNFKLSGGSDSMDMVDGMAKVPIGLILQRLKDLNLTVSIKIALMNIPKPLNNYHIKNGRIYFTVANEFEIQLSTVNRQSPLFFVDLKLLFNTEAEQSVSTVTEANSPNGDSENNDENSNSNGNNLPLNKPRLEKLINELLLKSNDPLLSLYNFLHKYVLTLQLYMVHREFLKLANGGKFSKSNLIHNYDSKKSIITVRYWLNGKMDSKGKITIGIQRTTESLILKWDNQSASRAKNMPVIYNNIVSNIEGILDEIMFNHARIIRSELLARDIFQEDEENPDVLLFQLPTTCVSMAPIQLKIDLLSGQFYFRNPTPLLLKYASKINRAEGPEELARILQLLKLDKIIHVLTTMFENTGWSCSKIIKIDKPIRTQVNTNGESVVKKEGDKYAVAGNNTTNSDASLLLQRDLFIRLPHWPLNWYLILSIISSKTSCVVEKRIGKIVSQRGKWNLKYLDNSNVMTVKLESITYQKIMILQKTILNRIINHMLIDSLNQLEIRNKICSSEMINEQKLPQYIIQGSNTNDNISIITLELESFLEGSKALNFILESSMFLRIDYSNSQIRLYAKFKRNTMMIQCQIDKLYIHFVQEEPLAFYLEESFTNLGIIVQYLTKFRQKLMQLVVLTDVVERLHKNFESENFKIIALQPNEISFKYLSNNEEDDKDCTIKILTNDDSIKNLTVQLSPSNPQHIIQPFLDNSTMDYHFIFSYLQFTSSLFKALKVILNERGGKFHEGRSQYSTMVNIGLHNLNEYQIVYYNPQAGTKITICIELKTVLHNGRDKIQFHIHFADVAHITTKSPAYPMMHQVRNQVFMLDTKRLGTPESVKPILASHAIRLGNGVACDPSEIEPILMEIHSILKVDSNSSSC; the protein is encoded by the coding sequence ATGACTACCACGATAGGATCCCCACAGATGCTGGCTAATGAGGAGAGACTTTCTAACGAGATGCACGCGCTGAAGAATCACCCCGATCAGAATGGGCAAGAGCAACGGGGTCCCGTTAAGAACACACAACTGCATAGTCCCTCAGCAACCGTGCCAGAAACTACGGCCACCCAAAAAGAGCCCTTAGAAATGGTACCGAAGGATACAAGTGCAGTGGCTATGACAAGTACGCCTCCGCCAGCGTTGCCGCATGTTGAGATTAATCAAGTTAGTCTGGCATTAGTAATAAGGAACTTGACGGTATTTACCATGAAGGAACTTGCTCAGTACATGAAAACTAATGTGCACACCCAGATAAACGAGCCCAACTCTGCAAAGAAGATACGTTTCTTACAGCTGATTATATTCTTAAGGAcacaatttttgaaactttaCGTGCTTGTGAAATGGACGCGTACtataaaacaaaacaattttCACGTATTAATCGATCTGTTGAACTGGTTTAGAACGACTAACATGAACGTTAACAATTGTATCTGGGCTTTGAAAAGTAGTCTAAATTCTATGACCAATGCTAAGTTGCCCAATGTGGATTTGGTCACCGCCTTGGAAGTTTTGAGTCTTGGGAGGCCTAATCTACCCACACACAACTTCAAATTAAGTGGTGGCAGTGACTCTATGGATATGGTGGACGGAATGGCCAAAGTTCCCATCGGATTGATTCTACAGAGACtaaaagatttgaatttgaccGTCTCAATCAAAATTGCATTAATGAACATTCCTAAACCATTAAACAACTATCATATTAAAAATGGTAGGATCTACTTTACTGTAGctaatgaatttgaaatccAGTTGTCCACTGTTAATAGACAGTCCCCTCTATTTTTTGTGGActtgaaattgttgtttAACACAGAAGCTGAACAAAGTGTTTCAACGGTAACGGAAGCTAATTCGCCTAACGGTGATAGCGAGAACAATGATGAGAACTCAAATTCTAACGGCAATAACTTACCTTTAAATAAACCAAGACTGGAGAAACTAATCAATGAGttacttttgaaaagtaacGATCCATTGTTGTCCCTGtacaattttttgcatAAATACGTGCTGACATTACAGTTATACATGGTTCATAGAGAATTTTTAAAGCTGGCCAACGGTGGtaagttttccaaaagtaATTTGATCCATAATTATGACtctaaaaaaagtataatcACAGTTAGATATTGGCTGAACGGCAAAATGGACAGTAAGGGTAAGATTACTATTGGCATTCAAAGGACAACGGAAAGTCTTATCCTGAAATGGGACAACCAGAGTGCATCAAGGGCCAAAAATATGCCTGTAATTTATAACAATATTGTATCAAATATCGAAGGGATTTTGGACGAAATTATGTTCAACCATGCAAGAATTATCAGATCGGAGCTGCTGGCAAGGGATATATTCcaagaagacgaagaaaatCCGGATGTTCTATTATTTCAACTTCCTACGACATGTGTTTCCATGGCACCCATTCAATTAAAAATTGATTTATTGAGTGGGCAGTTTTACTTCAGAAATCCGACTCCGCTATTATTGAAATACGCGTCAAAGATAAATAGAGCCGAGGGCCCAGAGGAATTGGCGAGAATACTACAACTGCTGAAATTAGACAAAATTATTCATGTTTTAACTACCATGTTTGAAAACACGGGATGGTCATGTAGCAAAATTATTAAGATTGATAAACCAATTAGGACTCAAGTGAATACGAATGGCGAGAGCGTTGTTAAGAAAGAAGGTGATAAATACGCTGTCGCTGGTAACAACACTACTAATAGTGATGCTTCTCTGTTATTACAAAGGGACTTATTTATCAGGCTACCACATTGGCCTCTCAACTGGTATTTAATTTTATCGATAATATCCTCTAAAACATCATGCGTCGTAGAAAAGAGAATCGGTAAAATTGTCTCTCAGCGTGGGAAATGGAACCTCAAATATTTAGACAATTCTAACGTTATGACTGTCAAGTTGGAGTCAATAACgtatcaaaaaattatgatATTGCAAAAGACTATTTTAAACAGAATCATAAATCATATGTTGATCGATTCTTTGAACCAACTAGAAATTCGCAATAAGATTTGTTCTTCTGAAATGATCAACGAACAAAAACTACCTCAATATATTATCCAGGGAAGTAATACTAATGATAAcatatcaataataacTCTAGAGTTAGAGTCGTTTTTGGAAGGTTCAAAAGCACTGAACTTCATATTGGAGAGTTCCATGTTTCTAAGGATAGATTACTCCAACTCCCAAATACGATTGTATGCtaaatttaaaagaaacaCAATGATGATCCAATGTCAGATTGATAAACTATACATCCACTTTGTACAGGAAGAACCGTTAGCTTTTTATTTGGAGGAGAGTTTTACAAATCTTGGTATAATAGTGCAATATCTGACCAAATTTAGGCAAAAATTGATGCAATTAGTTGTATTAACAGATGTTGTGGAAAGATTGCACAAGAATTTTGAGTCCGAAAACTTCAAGATAATTGCATTACAACCCAATGAGATTTCCTTCAAGTATCTCTCCaacaatgaagaagatgataaagaCTGTACAATAAAGATATTAACAAATGACGACtctatcaaaaatttgacaGTTCAACTATCACCTTCCAATCCACAACATATAATTCAACCTTTCTTAGATAATTCGACAATGGATtatcattttatttttagcTACTTACAATTCACGTCATCTTTGTTTAAAGCTTTAAAAGTAATTCTCAATGAAAGGGGGGGCAAATTCCATGAGGGTAGAAGTCAGTACTCCACTATGGTAAACATTGGGTTGCATAATCTAAACGAGTATCAgatagtatattataaccCTCAGGCAGGTACTAAGATTACAATATGTATAGAATTGAAAACTGTTTTGCACAACGGCCGTGATaaaattcaatttcatattcattttGCAGACGTGGCGCACATAACCACGAAGTCTCCCGCCTATCCAATGATGCATCAAGTGAGAAATCAAGTATTTATGCTGGATACTAAGAGATTAGGGACTCCAGAATCTGTCAAACCTATCCTTGCATCACATGCCATTCGTTTGGGCAATGGTGTGGCTTGCGACCCCAGTGAGATAGAACCTATTTTAATGGAAATCCATAGTATTCTCAAGGTCGACTCGAACTCCAGTTCATGTTAG